In Candidatus Cohnella colombiensis, one DNA window encodes the following:
- the nrdF gene encoding class 1b ribonucleoside-diphosphate reductase subunit beta, which produces MTAIKAVNWNRQEDDFTMTFWNQNIMQFWTDDEIPLSDDKMSWMNLNDDQRELYMKVLGGLTLLDTIQGGVGMPRILEHVDGLQRKAVIGFMAMMEQIHAKSYSSIFTTVSTNEEIDAVFRWVEDNRYLQTKAETISAYYKSIDSKKSLYLAMAASVLLESYLFYSGFFYPLYLAGQGKMTSSGEIIDLILRDESIHGLYVGVLAQEVFADLTEDEQDEARETFNGLFHFLHENEEGYADEIYSKVGLEEEVKSFMRYNANKAFMNLGLEPFFPEEDINPIVLNGISTRTKQHDFFSKKGNGYIRTIHVEPLTDEDFIFN; this is translated from the coding sequence TTGACTGCGATTAAAGCTGTGAACTGGAATAGACAAGAAGACGATTTTACGATGACATTTTGGAACCAGAACATTATGCAGTTCTGGACGGATGATGAAATTCCTTTGTCAGATGATAAAATGTCATGGATGAACTTAAACGACGATCAACGTGAGCTATATATGAAGGTGCTTGGTGGTTTGACATTGCTCGATACAATACAGGGCGGTGTCGGAATGCCGCGGATTCTCGAGCATGTGGATGGCTTGCAGCGTAAAGCTGTCATTGGCTTTATGGCAATGATGGAGCAAATTCATGCGAAGTCCTATAGCAGTATTTTTACGACCGTATCTACGAATGAAGAGATTGATGCTGTATTCCGTTGGGTAGAGGACAATCGTTATTTGCAGACGAAAGCAGAGACGATATCCGCGTACTATAAGTCGATTGATTCGAAGAAGAGCTTGTACCTTGCGATGGCTGCGTCAGTGCTGCTAGAGAGCTACTTGTTCTATAGCGGGTTTTTCTACCCGTTATACTTGGCTGGTCAAGGAAAGATGACGAGCAGCGGAGAGATTATTGATCTTATTCTGCGTGATGAGAGCATACATGGGCTTTATGTTGGGGTACTAGCACAAGAAGTGTTCGCTGATCTTACAGAAGATGAACAGGATGAAGCGAGAGAAACGTTCAATGGACTGTTTCATTTTCTCCATGAGAATGAAGAAGGCTATGCAGACGAGATCTACTCGAAGGTTGGATTGGAAGAAGAAGTGAAGAGCTTCATGCGCTACAATGCGAATAAAGCGTTCATGAACCTTGGACTGGAGCCATTCTTCCCAGAAGAAGATATCAATCCAATCGTATTGAACGGAATTAGTACGCGAACGAAGCAACATGATTTTTTCTCTAAGAAAGGAAACGGCTATATTCGAACAATTCACGTCGAGCCGTTAACCGATGAAGACTTCATCTTCAATTAG
- a CDS encoding response regulator, translating into MHRSLRFKVIILFVIANILSFIALNFINYEVSNKQISKQLKQITLNELRTASSNLGTVLSLEMNKAIIYSHSDKLLSGTLEQKLIYLHEEIKNSSNSYVYDGIAELNGRAILSNGNVLWLNGETAFVKAINGTPSFTNPIVDDQGNHIISVMVPQFDPSKQVRQILIISLNANEIFNKHLKMYSEDGQMDSILLLDRNMNLLHTTAQAAFNADDNLLALDPSFQNLAIQLKTTQEGFSQAKINNVGQQIFYVKVPALDWYAVYIIPANQYNAPLLNSIWKNIGFIALAQIVLGVVLFLITQVMILRRLKRIVNVTQQVASGDFYTPPLPIRSMDEIGSLSSSINLMSEKLRDLFEPFETFIHHNRFAMIVTNASYHITSFNSLAEEMLGYSEKEVIGRRAMMLWFDQAQLEERARAYSKKLKKTVSADEVAIFALSLEDLLPDYEWNWVTRPGSKILVSINPSIMRNSDGSIKGYVIIARDISDIKEAVQSNTRLLEIMDRAHDLVASFDLHGRMFYLNQEGLTFLGIEELNDVNKQLGSYLTIPNALKFAEGLNEAQQHGHWQSELEFVSVSGATRITSITVVAHHTDTDNHPYYSTIVRDISEQKEIEHQLIAAKEEADAANDAKGSFLARMSHEIRTPLNGIIGLTYLLQRSELTEIQHDYLKQITTSSQNLLHILNDILDFSKLEADQLKLAEVPFCLEDSVYRLSGIFSVLLGHKPIDFIIELDPTLPHNILGDPLRLEQVLLNLSNNAIKYTNEGIIHLKIYELNRTDDQIHLHFSVKDTGIGITPEQQQQLFTPFFQADDKPNRRYGGTGLGLVISQTLIEKMGGYIRLESIHHVGSTFSFELTFKLPKQLELIKTTVIPFKVLVQEDQLSIGEYWLTALQSIGCTPVVVPSWQSALPLLQEGHWDAMIIDMEASDMHGEDTWSDWKEQLDRLNIKTISLTTLLGRDALQHVSPSLMPAAVIVKPVTITQLTQVMQQVKDLIDYYQTPQLKQSEPLLNQADIRRIMVVDDQEINRLVAKDLLEQKGFEVAVAKGGQEALQLIEQALPDLVLMDLHMPDIDGIETTIQLRKHYNAIELPIVALTADVTSERQKQCLQAGMNDIITKPIQPELLFSVLTRLLRIPQLPNGPTVTVVAEQLQDVPGLVIQQALDRLDNKSKLYLQLLHKFKHQYTHASEQISSFMINDQVQDATRLAHSLSGASGHIGAIHIQHYASELEQALRSGSPWKPLLTQLNEATQEVMSSIDSLIEQKSY; encoded by the coding sequence ATGCATCGCTCACTGCGCTTCAAGGTCATTATCTTGTTCGTCATCGCCAATATCCTCTCTTTCATAGCATTGAATTTCATTAACTATGAGGTTTCCAATAAACAGATTAGCAAACAGCTTAAACAGATTACCCTCAATGAACTAAGAACCGCCTCTTCAAACCTCGGAACTGTACTCTCATTAGAAATGAATAAAGCCATTATTTATTCCCATTCTGATAAACTATTATCCGGCACACTTGAACAGAAGCTGATCTATCTACATGAAGAAATTAAGAATAGTTCGAATTCATATGTTTATGACGGCATTGCAGAGCTTAATGGACGAGCAATATTGTCTAATGGAAATGTCCTTTGGTTAAATGGCGAAACTGCATTTGTTAAAGCGATTAATGGCACTCCCTCTTTTACAAATCCTATTGTTGACGATCAAGGTAATCATATTATTTCTGTAATGGTTCCCCAATTCGATCCTTCCAAGCAAGTTAGACAAATCTTGATTATTTCGTTGAATGCCAACGAGATTTTTAATAAGCACTTAAAGATGTACAGTGAAGACGGCCAGATGGATTCTATTCTATTACTGGATCGGAATATGAATTTACTACATACGACTGCTCAAGCTGCGTTCAATGCGGATGATAACTTGTTGGCTTTAGATCCATCTTTTCAAAACTTAGCAATTCAACTAAAGACGACTCAAGAAGGATTCAGTCAAGCAAAAATAAACAACGTGGGGCAACAAATATTTTATGTAAAAGTTCCTGCTTTGGATTGGTACGCTGTATATATAATTCCAGCTAATCAATATAATGCGCCACTGCTGAATTCAATATGGAAAAATATCGGCTTCATCGCGTTAGCACAAATTGTACTGGGTGTTGTGCTCTTCCTCATAACGCAGGTGATGATTCTCCGCAGACTTAAACGCATTGTTAATGTCACTCAACAAGTGGCGTCAGGAGACTTCTATACCCCTCCATTACCGATCCGCAGCATGGATGAAATCGGTTCATTGTCAAGCTCAATTAATCTCATGAGTGAAAAGCTACGTGACCTGTTCGAGCCGTTTGAAACGTTTATTCACCATAACCGTTTCGCAATGATCGTTACGAACGCAAGCTACCATATTACATCTTTCAATTCGTTAGCAGAAGAGATGCTCGGTTACAGCGAGAAAGAAGTGATCGGACGCAGAGCAATGATGCTTTGGTTCGATCAAGCGCAGCTTGAAGAGCGAGCGCGAGCCTATTCTAAAAAGCTTAAAAAAACAGTATCTGCGGATGAAGTTGCGATATTCGCTCTTTCACTAGAGGACCTACTGCCTGATTATGAATGGAATTGGGTTACTCGCCCGGGGTCGAAAATACTTGTATCCATCAATCCAAGCATTATGCGTAACTCTGATGGTTCTATTAAAGGCTACGTCATTATCGCTAGAGATATCAGTGATATTAAGGAAGCTGTTCAATCCAATACACGACTGCTTGAAATTATGGATCGTGCGCATGATCTCGTTGCGTCATTTGATCTACATGGGCGAATGTTCTATCTGAATCAGGAAGGCTTAACCTTTCTTGGTATCGAGGAACTTAACGACGTTAATAAACAGCTAGGCTCCTACCTTACCATTCCAAATGCGCTTAAATTTGCCGAAGGTCTAAATGAAGCGCAGCAACATGGGCATTGGCAAAGCGAGCTCGAATTTGTATCTGTTTCCGGTGCAACAAGGATCACATCAATTACAGTTGTCGCTCATCATACGGATACAGACAATCATCCATACTATTCGACCATCGTGCGTGACATCTCTGAACAGAAGGAAATCGAACATCAGCTCATAGCTGCAAAGGAGGAAGCCGATGCAGCCAATGATGCGAAGGGCTCATTTCTTGCACGCATGAGTCATGAAATTCGTACGCCACTGAATGGCATTATCGGTTTAACTTATTTGCTTCAGCGCTCTGAGCTAACGGAAATTCAACATGATTATTTGAAGCAAATCACAACCTCATCTCAAAATTTACTTCATATCTTGAATGATATCCTTGACTTCTCCAAGCTTGAAGCAGATCAGCTAAAGCTAGCTGAAGTTCCTTTCTGTCTTGAAGATTCTGTATATCGATTAAGTGGTATATTCTCTGTCCTACTCGGACATAAGCCCATAGACTTCATTATAGAGCTTGACCCAACATTGCCACATAACATCCTCGGAGATCCGCTCCGTCTCGAACAAGTGCTGCTCAACCTAAGCAACAACGCAATTAAATATACGAATGAAGGAATCATTCATCTGAAAATTTACGAACTGAATCGCACAGATGACCAAATACATCTGCATTTCAGCGTTAAGGACACGGGTATCGGAATTACTCCCGAGCAACAACAGCAACTGTTCACTCCATTCTTCCAAGCAGACGACAAGCCAAATCGAAGATATGGCGGTACAGGCTTGGGACTCGTTATCTCCCAAACTTTAATAGAAAAGATGGGTGGCTATATTCGTTTAGAGAGTATCCATCATGTAGGTAGCACCTTCTCGTTCGAACTCACGTTCAAATTACCAAAGCAGTTAGAGTTGATCAAAACAACTGTTATTCCATTTAAAGTGCTTGTCCAAGAAGATCAATTGAGCATCGGGGAGTATTGGCTTACAGCACTCCAATCCATCGGTTGCACACCCGTCGTCGTACCAAGTTGGCAATCGGCACTTCCTCTACTACAGGAAGGTCATTGGGATGCAATGATCATTGATATGGAAGCTAGTGATATGCATGGAGAAGATACTTGGTCAGATTGGAAGGAGCAGCTAGATCGATTAAACATTAAAACAATATCTTTAACTACATTGCTCGGACGAGATGCGTTGCAGCATGTTTCACCTTCACTAATGCCTGCGGCAGTTATCGTAAAACCAGTTACAATTACGCAGCTTACACAAGTGATGCAACAGGTGAAAGATTTAATTGATTATTACCAAACGCCCCAATTAAAACAGTCGGAACCCCTCCTTAATCAAGCCGATATCAGGAGGATTATGGTCGTAGACGATCAAGAAATCAATCGACTCGTTGCAAAAGATTTGTTAGAGCAAAAAGGGTTTGAAGTCGCCGTAGCAAAAGGTGGACAGGAAGCTTTACAGCTCATTGAACAAGCGCTTCCTGATTTAGTGTTAATGGACCTGCATATGCCCGATATTGACGGTATTGAAACAACAATACAATTACGTAAACATTATAATGCCATAGAGCTCCCCATTGTTGCATTAACAGCTGACGTTACATCAGAACGGCAAAAGCAATGTCTTCAAGCGGGTATGAACGATATCATTACGAAGCCGATCCAGCCTGAATTGTTATTTTCTGTGCTGACTCGTCTGCTACGCATTCCACAATTGCCAAATGGGCCTACAGTTACAGTCGTCGCTGAACAATTACAGGATGTTCCTGGTTTAGTGATCCAGCAAGCCTTAGATCGTTTAGATAACAAGTCGAAGCTGTACTTGCAGCTACTCCATAAATTTAAGCATCAATATACACACGCTTCTGAACAAATCTCATCATTCATGATTAATGACCAGGTGCAAGATGCAACGAGACTCGCACACTCATTGAGCGGAGCTTCCGGACATATAGGTGCAATTCATATCCAACATTATGCTTCAGAGCTTGAACAAGCATTACGATCAGGTTCGCCTTGGAAACCGCTTCTCACACAATTGAATGAAGCAACTCAAGAAGTCATGTCTAGTATCGATTCGCTAATCGAGCAAAAAAGTTATTAG
- the nrdI gene encoding class Ib ribonucleoside-diphosphate reductase assembly flavoprotein NrdI, with amino-acid sequence MLIAYDSRTGNVRRFVKKLDLPSIQITPEMTLDQPFILVTYTTGFGQVPDKVMSFLKANHSRLKGVVASGNRNWGDGFAKSADRISELYSVPVLGKFELSGTQRDVESLQQEVSLVAAYRTEQFINAAR; translated from the coding sequence ATGTTAATCGCCTATGATTCACGTACGGGTAACGTAAGACGCTTCGTGAAGAAGTTAGACTTGCCTTCAATTCAAATTACACCGGAAATGACATTAGATCAGCCTTTTATTTTAGTGACCTATACAACTGGCTTTGGACAAGTGCCTGATAAAGTAATGTCGTTTTTAAAGGCTAACCACAGTCGTCTTAAGGGCGTTGTAGCGAGTGGAAATCGCAACTGGGGAGACGGTTTTGCAAAAAGTGCAGATCGAATCTCTGAGCTTTATTCGGTTCCTGTGCTTGGGAAATTTGAATTATCAGGGACACAAAGAGATGTAGAAAGTTTACAACAGGAGGTGAGCTTGGTTGCGGCATATCGAACTGAACAATTTATTAATGCAGCACGGTGA
- the nrdE gene encoding class 1b ribonucleoside-diphosphate reductase subunit alpha — protein sequence MRHIELNNLLMQHGDDGFFQLEQDQEAVRELMKEIHTKSAKFVTHTEKVKFMISNDYYEDVYDKYSEAFVEEVYKLTHSYEFEFSSYMAASKFYTDYAMRSNDRKQYLESYADRVAIVALYLGRGDANTAKVLASSMMEQRLQPATPTFLNAGKSRRGEMVSCFLLEMDDSLNAINYVLGTCMQLSKIGGGVAVNLSKLRGRGESIKGVEGAAKGIMPVLKLMEDAFSYADQMGQRKGSGAAYYNIFGWDIMEFLDSKKINADEKTRLKTLSIGLIVPGIFYKLAEENKPLHVFAPYSVFKAYGKHLDDLDIDEMYETLLADDRVRKKVVMSARDMLVKIAMTQLESGYPYIMNKTNSNQVHALKNIGSIKMSNLCTEIFQLQETSEIGDYGDPSTIRRDISCNLASLNIANVMGHKKLKESVHEGMVALTAVSDMSAVKNAPGVVKANRELHSVGLGAMNLHGFLAKNRIAYESDEAKDFVRTFFMMMNYYSLEKSMEIAKESGQTFAGFEQSEYANGNYFDRYLTTDYSPVTSKVKELFEGMPVPSIAEWTQLKQLVQQHGLYHAYRLAIAPTQSISYIQNATSSVMPIVEPIETRTYANSTTYYPMPFMTKDNFFFYKSAYRMDQFKVIDLIAEITTHVDQGISTVLHVNSDVTTKQLARYYIYAARKGLKSLYYTRTNRLAFEDCISCSV from the coding sequence TTGCGGCATATCGAACTGAACAATTTATTAATGCAGCACGGTGATGATGGATTTTTTCAATTGGAGCAAGATCAGGAAGCTGTTCGCGAGCTGATGAAGGAAATACATACGAAGAGTGCTAAATTCGTTACACATACCGAAAAAGTCAAGTTCATGATTAGCAACGATTATTATGAGGACGTCTATGATAAGTATTCAGAAGCTTTCGTAGAAGAAGTTTATAAGCTGACTCACAGCTATGAATTCGAGTTCTCTTCTTATATGGCGGCATCGAAGTTCTATACCGATTATGCGATGCGCAGCAATGACCGCAAACAATATTTGGAAAGCTATGCAGATCGAGTAGCGATCGTTGCGCTATATCTCGGACGCGGAGATGCGAATACAGCGAAAGTATTAGCTTCATCAATGATGGAGCAACGTCTACAGCCTGCAACACCGACATTCCTTAATGCGGGAAAGAGTCGTCGCGGCGAGATGGTGTCATGCTTCCTGCTTGAGATGGATGATTCACTCAACGCGATCAATTATGTGCTTGGCACATGTATGCAGCTATCCAAGATTGGTGGCGGTGTTGCTGTCAACCTGTCCAAGCTACGTGGACGCGGAGAATCGATTAAAGGGGTAGAAGGAGCTGCGAAAGGGATTATGCCTGTCCTAAAGCTGATGGAGGATGCATTCTCCTATGCGGATCAAATGGGACAACGCAAAGGTTCAGGAGCGGCGTACTACAACATCTTTGGCTGGGACATTATGGAATTTCTCGATAGCAAGAAGATTAATGCGGATGAGAAGACGCGCTTAAAGACGCTATCGATCGGCTTGATCGTTCCTGGAATCTTTTATAAGCTCGCTGAAGAGAACAAGCCACTTCACGTATTTGCTCCTTATTCGGTGTTTAAGGCCTATGGCAAGCATCTGGATGATCTAGATATCGACGAGATGTACGAGACGCTACTAGCGGACGATCGCGTTCGCAAGAAGGTCGTAATGAGCGCACGGGACATGCTCGTGAAGATTGCAATGACTCAGCTAGAGTCAGGCTATCCATATATTATGAATAAGACGAACTCGAACCAAGTACATGCACTGAAAAATATTGGATCGATCAAGATGTCCAACCTGTGTACGGAAATATTCCAGTTGCAGGAAACTTCGGAAATCGGTGATTATGGTGATCCGAGTACGATTCGTAGAGATATTAGCTGCAATCTTGCATCGCTTAACATTGCGAATGTGATGGGTCATAAGAAACTAAAGGAATCTGTGCATGAAGGCATGGTCGCACTTACAGCAGTTAGTGACATGAGTGCAGTGAAGAATGCTCCTGGCGTTGTAAAAGCGAATCGTGAGCTTCATTCTGTTGGCCTTGGTGCGATGAATTTGCACGGCTTCTTGGCGAAGAATAGAATCGCTTATGAAAGCGATGAGGCAAAGGACTTCGTGCGTACGTTCTTCATGATGATGAACTATTACTCACTGGAGAAGAGCATGGAAATTGCCAAGGAGAGCGGTCAGACGTTCGCTGGGTTCGAGCAATCCGAATATGCGAACGGTAACTATTTCGACCGTTATTTAACGACGGATTATTCGCCAGTTACGAGCAAGGTGAAGGAACTGTTCGAAGGTATGCCTGTGCCGTCGATTGCTGAATGGACGCAGCTGAAGCAGCTTGTGCAGCAGCATGGACTGTATCACGCTTACCGTCTTGCAATCGCACCAACGCAAAGCATCTCTTATATTCAAAATGCAACCTCAAGCGTGATGCCGATCGTGGAACCGATCGAAACACGGACGTATGCGAATTCAACAACGTATTATCCGATGCCTTTCATGACGAAGGATAATTTCTTCTTCTACAAATCAGCGTATCGGATGGATCAATTCAAGGTCATTGACCTGATCGCTGAAATTACGACGCATGTGGATCAAGGGATCTCGACTGTGCTGCACGTCAATAGCGATGTGACGACGAAGCAGCTTGCTAGATATTATATTTACGCTGCACGCAAAGGGCTGAAGTCGCTCTATTACACGCGTACGAATCGACTTGCGTTCGAAGATTGCATTAGCTGCTCGGTTTAA
- a CDS encoding GNAT family protein, which yields MPHLYGERIILREYRREDLPWIRQWVNDPAIVSTLSDIFLYPQGLDSTESYLEAMIEGDNDRKGFVIAERGSEDYLGQVNLDLIDWKNRTGRIGVVIGSSQHLGIGIGTEAMKVLIAFSFMEMNLNRLELEVYDFNERAYNCYVKSGFKEEGRLRQRYYRNGKYADVIMMGLLRSEWEAGQ from the coding sequence TTGCCACATCTATATGGAGAACGAATAATATTGAGGGAATACCGTAGAGAGGATTTGCCGTGGATTAGACAATGGGTTAACGATCCGGCGATCGTGAGCACACTCTCAGATATCTTCTTATATCCACAAGGACTAGATTCAACCGAGAGTTATTTGGAAGCGATGATTGAGGGCGATAATGATCGCAAAGGGTTTGTGATCGCAGAACGTGGTTCAGAAGATTACTTGGGACAAGTGAATCTAGATCTGATTGATTGGAAAAATCGTACTGGACGTATCGGCGTTGTTATTGGATCGTCGCAACATCTCGGGATAGGCATTGGAACAGAAGCGATGAAGGTACTCATAGCGTTCAGTTTTATGGAGATGAACTTGAACCGTCTAGAGCTTGAGGTTTATGACTTCAATGAACGCGCCTACAACTGTTATGTCAAAAGCGGGTTCAAAGAAGAGGGCAGATTGCGACAACGTTATTATAGAAATGGGAAATATGCCGACGTGATTATGATGGGGTTATTGCGTTCAGAGTGGGAAGCGGGACAGTAA
- a CDS encoding response regulator transcription factor gives MTRVLVIEDDPIIGEMLTLYLTEEHFHVQRVETAHEGKSALATFSPDILLLDLMLPDSEGTDLCDLFRKLTAIPIIVISMKSAVTDRILAISSGADDYLCKPFSMQELKARMNAVLRRSTQQIVMSGASSYEVQTKIEQASSGISLDLERRTIILNNEHIETTFSEYEIMKLFFQNPGRVFTREELINTVRGIDSFINDRAIDVHVTNLRRKIEKNPKEPQYIKTVWGVGYKFMK, from the coding sequence TTGACGAGGGTTCTCGTAATCGAGGATGATCCAATCATTGGAGAGATGCTCACACTCTATCTGACAGAAGAACACTTCCATGTCCAGCGAGTAGAAACTGCGCACGAAGGCAAAAGCGCGCTAGCTACATTCTCCCCAGACATCCTACTATTAGATTTAATGTTACCTGATTCTGAAGGAACAGATCTATGTGATCTTTTTCGAAAACTAACAGCGATACCCATTATCGTCATTTCAATGAAGTCCGCCGTAACAGATCGAATATTAGCGATTAGCTCTGGTGCAGATGATTATTTGTGCAAGCCGTTTAGTATGCAAGAGCTTAAAGCTCGAATGAACGCTGTATTACGCCGATCTACACAGCAAATTGTCATGTCCGGTGCCTCCTCGTATGAAGTACAGACGAAAATCGAACAAGCTTCATCGGGTATATCGCTAGATCTAGAGCGAAGAACGATTATCCTTAATAACGAACACATTGAAACTACGTTTTCTGAATATGAAATTATGAAGCTGTTTTTTCAAAACCCTGGACGAGTGTTTACACGCGAAGAGCTCATTAATACGGTTCGTGGCATCGATTCCTTCATTAATGATCGAGCAATTGACGTCCATGTCACAAATCTTCGTCGTAAAATCGAAAAGAATCCAAAAGAACCCCAATATATTAAAACCGTTTGGGGAGTCGGCTATAAGTTTATGAAATAA
- the hisC gene encoding histidinol-phosphate transaminase, whose amino-acid sequence MSKYWSNLTANLQPYIPGEQPKDQKYIKLNTNENPYPPSPRVIEAIKQAANDDLRLYPDPTCQQLCDTIAQYYGLRSNQVFVGNGSDEILAFVFPAFFNPSQKILFPDITYSFYPVYAQLYGQTYETVAVDEAFNIHAEHYCVPNGGIVIPNPNAPTAEYMTLPALRTILDANRDQVVVVDEAYIDFGGQSAITYINEYPNLLVVQTLSKSRSLAGLRVGMAYGHEDLIEGLNRIKNSFNSYTLDRLALAGAIAAFEDEAYFEETTAKVIATREWSVNHLRELGFHVIESKANFVFASHPQALAADLFKQLKEKGILVRYFNKPRIDQFLRISIGTDEEMEALISALHSLLGK is encoded by the coding sequence ATGAGCAAGTATTGGAGCAACTTAACCGCGAATTTACAGCCGTATATACCCGGAGAGCAACCGAAAGATCAGAAGTATATTAAGCTTAATACCAATGAAAATCCTTACCCACCATCACCGCGCGTAATCGAGGCGATTAAGCAGGCAGCCAATGATGATCTTCGTCTCTATCCAGATCCAACCTGTCAGCAACTATGTGATACGATAGCACAATATTACGGTCTAAGGTCAAACCAAGTGTTCGTTGGGAACGGATCGGATGAAATATTGGCGTTTGTGTTTCCGGCATTCTTTAATCCAAGTCAGAAGATTTTATTTCCTGATATCACTTATTCGTTCTACCCGGTATATGCGCAGTTATATGGTCAAACCTATGAGACAGTTGCTGTGGACGAAGCCTTCAATATCCATGCGGAGCATTACTGTGTTCCGAATGGCGGCATTGTTATTCCAAATCCAAACGCGCCAACCGCTGAATATATGACATTACCTGCTTTAAGAACGATCTTGGATGCCAATCGCGATCAAGTCGTAGTTGTAGATGAAGCTTATATCGATTTTGGCGGTCAATCTGCGATTACTTACATTAATGAATACCCTAACTTGCTTGTCGTCCAGACGCTGTCGAAGTCGCGTTCACTCGCAGGGTTAAGGGTAGGTATGGCATACGGTCATGAGGATCTCATAGAGGGTTTAAATCGAATTAAAAATTCATTTAACTCCTATACGCTAGATCGACTGGCGTTAGCAGGTGCGATTGCTGCTTTTGAAGATGAGGCTTACTTTGAAGAGACGACTGCGAAAGTCATTGCGACAAGAGAGTGGTCGGTGAATCATTTAAGAGAGCTAGGCTTTCATGTCATTGAATCGAAAGCGAATTTCGTATTCGCTTCACATCCTCAAGCGTTAGCTGCCGACTTGTTCAAGCAATTGAAGGAGAAGGGGATACTCGTCAGATATTTCAACAAGCCGAGAATTGATCAATTCCTTCGAATCAGTATTGGAACTGATGAGGAGATGGAAGCATTGATCTCAGCACTACATTCGTTACTCGGTAAATAG
- the chrA gene encoding chromate efflux transporter — MKTSSSIRNLLDVLIVSCKLGITSFGGPIAHLGYFHNEYVQKRKWMDERSYADLVALCQFLPGPASSQVGIGIGVMRAGLLGGVIAWLGFTLPSAIALVLFALLMTGFDVSNAGWIHGLKIVAVAIVAQAVIGMGRKLTPDFKRMSLALAAAALMLVWQTAFSQIAVIIGAGLIGWWAYRGKVEQQPSKLVVSIKPKFAGFCLVIFFSLLIFLPLLSNLFDLKWLSLFDQFYRSGSLVFGGGHVVLPLLEHEMLNAGWMSKESFLAGYGATQAVPGPLFTFAAYLGTVAMGVVGGIVAIIAIFLPAFLLVIGVLPFWNTLRQSPHIQGALKGINAAVVGILLAALYDPLWTTAITTPSAFGLAVLLFIVLVLLKWAPWIVVVLAATGGMFI, encoded by the coding sequence ATGAAGACTTCATCTTCAATTAGAAATTTACTCGATGTACTGATCGTCTCCTGCAAGCTCGGCATAACTTCTTTCGGGGGACCGATCGCACATCTCGGATATTTCCATAACGAATATGTACAAAAGAGAAAATGGATGGACGAGCGCAGCTATGCTGATTTAGTTGCGCTATGTCAATTTCTCCCGGGTCCTGCGAGTAGCCAGGTCGGGATCGGGATTGGCGTTATGCGAGCGGGGTTACTAGGCGGTGTGATCGCTTGGCTGGGCTTTACTTTGCCCTCGGCTATTGCACTCGTCTTATTTGCGTTACTGATGACAGGCTTCGATGTTAGCAATGCCGGTTGGATTCATGGTCTGAAGATTGTAGCGGTTGCGATCGTTGCTCAAGCAGTTATCGGAATGGGACGGAAGCTAACGCCTGACTTCAAGCGAATGTCGCTTGCTCTTGCTGCTGCAGCACTGATGCTCGTGTGGCAGACGGCGTTCAGTCAAATTGCAGTGATCATTGGTGCTGGTCTGATCGGCTGGTGGGCTTATCGCGGCAAAGTCGAGCAACAACCATCTAAACTTGTGGTGTCCATCAAACCTAAATTCGCTGGCTTTTGCTTAGTAATATTCTTTAGCTTATTGATCTTTTTACCTCTTTTAAGCAATCTGTTTGACCTGAAGTGGTTGAGTTTATTTGATCAATTTTATCGTTCGGGATCGCTCGTCTTCGGTGGGGGACATGTGGTATTGCCCTTACTAGAGCATGAAATGTTAAACGCAGGGTGGATGAGTAAGGAAAGCTTTTTAGCGGGATATGGGGCAACCCAGGCTGTGCCGGGTCCGTTGTTCACGTTCGCAGCTTACCTAGGAACAGTTGCGATGGGAGTCGTAGGTGGCATTGTGGCTATCATTGCAATCTTTCTACCCGCATTTCTCCTTGTTATTGGTGTGCTACCTTTTTGGAATACACTACGACAAAGCCCCCATATTCAAGGGGCTCTGAAGGGTATTAACGCTGCTGTCGTTGGAATTTTACTTGCTGCGCTCTACGATCCACTTTGGACGACCGCAATTACAACTCCATCAGCATTTGGACTCGCGGTACTGCTATTCATAGTGCTTGTTTTGTTAAAATGGGCTCCTTGGATCGTTGTAGTTTTGGCAGCGACAGGTGGCATGTTTATTTAA